In the genome of Torulaspora globosa chromosome 2, complete sequence, the window TTGGATGGACAAACATAACTTTGGAGGTCTCGCTTGTGCACAGATACAGGAGAAAGAGACACAGGATATAAGAGCATTTTCAAAGTGGCAAATGAAGGACTTTTTACCACCAATATACCAATCTGAATTTGATGATTGGATGATGATCATTCTTGATAGTTTGGCCAAGACGAAAAAGAGTTACCTAGAAGCCAACAACAGTACACAGAGACCCACTCAGATTTTGTCCGGGAAAGTAAAGAAAATCGACatggatgaggacgaagGTGACGGTCCCTTAGCCGGATTTACTAGCTTTTTTTTCGAGCCCTTACTAAACAGAGTGCAGAAGTTGTATCGCAATGAAAAGGCTTTCATTTTGGATCCCAAGTATGCCGCTGAATATGCTTTTCCCTTCCTGCCTGGTTCTTTCATTAAAATGAAGGCCCCGCTGTTGGAACTGGTTAAATATTTGTGTCACTTGATGTCGCTGTCCAAAGCCAATATACTGGAAGTACGTCAACTTCGTAAAGAGCTCCTGAAGATATTTGAGGTTCGTGAGTTTGACAAAAGAGCAGAGTTCCGAAATCCCAGCGCAAGTTTACTGATCAACGGATTTCTTTGCGAGTCATGTTTTTACACCATCGACATCGATTTCTGTCGAGACAATCCCTCCACTTTGTTCAAGTGTCCGAATTGCCATAAAGAACTCAATCGTGTGCTTCTTCAGGAGCACCTGATTCAGAGTATTTACGTTGAGGTTGAATCATACTTGACTCAAGATCTGAAGTGTTCGAGATGCCACAAAGTCAAGCAGGATAATATGAGTGAATACTGTGCATGTTCAGGATCCTGGGTGGGCTCAATTTCTAAAGACATGCTCATTGACAAGATACTAGTGTTTCAGCAGGTCTCTGAATATTACAGTCTTGATTTAGTGCTGTCGGCACTGGCAGATATCTCTATGTAGCATAACCTGTATTTAACTACTGcattttttcatctttggcGATGGCTTCACACTTAAATCTGAAATGTCAAACCTGGAATACGCACAGAGAACTATCAACCTGAAGTCCCGGTAGTCCATGTCCGGCTCATTGAACGATGTGCTATTTCGTGATTATCAGATAAATACTCTGTCAGCTTTCTTACATAGAGATCCAAGCATAACTCCGCCAAACTTGGTGATTCAAGGGCATAGTAGCACTGGAAAGACATTCGCACTGAAAAGGTTCTTTGAGACCAATCAGGAACTAGTGAACGCTTGGCTGGAACCAATTGAATTAGTGACATGGAAGCCTTTGATGCAGGCGGTCCTTAGGACGGTTCAAAATGGTCTAAGATCGCTGTATCCTGAGGTAAGTattcaagaaagtgatcCGCTCGACGTGGAAGAAACCTACTTGCTTGTTAAGCTGCTGACAAATTTGTTGTCACAATACGATAGTCTTTTGCAAGAGGAACTtagtttcttcttggttttTGATGGCCTTGACCAGTTAAACGATTTGGATGCAGTTCTCTTCCGGAAACTAATAAAGCTACATGAGTTGCTACCAGCGAGCTCCAAGATCCAGCTCAAATTCGTCTACACCATACAGGATATGGCGTTTGTCGAGCGATATTCATCACATTGTCTACCCGTCGTAGTGTTTCCCAGGTACACAACAAAGGAAGTAACAGAAATATTGATAGCAACCAGAGCTGATGACCTAATCATGAGTGACGCCCTCCGAGAAAAGGTGCTAAAAGAAGGTATAACGGAATGCACGGACGAACAGTTTCTTGGCGTTGCGATAAATTTTATTCAACTGATCGTTCAGTCGTTCCATTCATACACAGGAAACAACATAGCGGCACTTAATGATCTGATTGATTTCAAGTGGGACTCATTCGTAGATAAGGTGATCAAGGAGAACATATTTGAACCATTGGCGCTTTACAGAGCTGCAAATAAGGTGTTTTCTAGCACAGGCGACACGTTCAGCCCCGAAGACTCCGAAAGCGCAGAGATAACAAATGAGGTGGCCCTGTCTTATGAGCTTTCAGCCATCTCCAAGTACCTCCTCATAGCTGCATATATCTGTTCATATCTGGAGCCCCGATATGACAGCAATGTCTTCTCCAAAAAATCGCATATCAAGACCGGCAGGGCCTCGTACGgtcgaagaaagaagatagAGACAAATCCAAGATTTCTGCAACCATCCATTTTCCctcttgaaagattgcTGGCCGTTTTCCAAGCCATTTTTCCTGTCGAGCGGAAAGCTCAGAGTGGCTCTTTGGCCTTGCTCAAGGAAGAACCACTTATGAGAGCCAATGTTGAAGTATTTCAGAATTTGGCAGAGCTTCACACTTTGAAACTCGTCTCGACAACTGTCGCAAGAAATATCGATTTTCTCAATTATAAAGTGAAGTGGAAAGTCAACGTACCTTGGGAAATCATCAACGAGATAGGCAGGTCGGTCGATTTCGACGTTGGCCAGTATTTTGGCGGGCAGTAAGGGGATCAATATCTATAGACACTTCAGTTGACATTTTACCAGTGCCATTGATTTATAATGATATAATCAACCTTCATCATGTGATGGTTGAATTAACGTTTAGTACAGCCAAAGGACTATTGTGAAATAAGACATGAACAGGGCTCTAAAGCCTGATATGACGATTCGAAAGGCCTGTCGAGTCTAGTATCTTGCGAGTAGTTCCACATGCTGCACAATGGTTCCAAGCCGGCCAGAATCGAACAAGAGACCATTAAAGAA includes:
- the ORC5 gene encoding origin recognition complex subunit 5 (ancestral locus Anc_1.95), with product MSGSLNDVLFRDYQINTLSAFLHRDPSITPPNLVIQGHSSTGKTFALKRFFETNQELVNAWLEPIELVTWKPLMQAVLRTVQNGLRSLYPEVSIQESDPLDVEETYLLVKLLTNLLSQYDSLLQEELSFFLVFDGLDQLNDLDAVLFRKLIKLHELLPASSKIQLKFVYTIQDMAFVERYSSHCLPVVVFPRYTTKEVTEILIATRADDLIMSDALREKVLKEGITECTDEQFLGVAINFIQLIVQSFHSYTGNNIAALNDLIDFKWDSFVDKVIKENIFEPLALYRAANKVFSSTGDTFSPEDSESAEITNEVALSYELSAISKYLLIAAYICSYLEPRYDSNVFSKKSHIKTGRASYGRRKKIETNPRFLQPSIFPLERLLAVFQAIFPVERKAQSGSLALLKEEPLMRANVEVFQNLAELHTLKLVSTTVARNIDFLNYKVKWKVNVPWEIINEIGRSVDFDVGQYFGGQ